In Gammaproteobacteria bacterium (ex Lamellibrachia satsuma), a single genomic region encodes these proteins:
- the kdsC gene encoding 3-deoxy-manno-octulosonate-8-phosphatase KdsC: MQDIQEKARNIKLVIFDVDGVLTDGSLFLGDDGQEYKAFNSQDGHGMKMLQASGVEIGIITGRSSEVVRIRMDSLGIKHVHQGKLDKLPTYLQLRDRLGLRDEEVAYVGDDVVDLPIMRRVGLAIAVNDAHPFVLQHAHWQTPHAGGRSAGRDVCELLMDAQGNLQSALESYL; the protein is encoded by the coding sequence GTGCAGGACATCCAGGAAAAGGCTCGCAACATCAAGCTGGTCATATTCGATGTCGACGGTGTACTCACCGACGGCAGTCTGTTCCTCGGCGATGACGGGCAGGAGTACAAGGCGTTCAACTCCCAGGATGGCCACGGCATGAAGATGCTGCAGGCCAGCGGTGTAGAGATCGGCATCATCACCGGCCGCTCCTCGGAAGTGGTGCGCATCCGCATGGATAGCCTGGGGATCAAACACGTCCACCAGGGCAAGCTGGATAAACTACCCACCTATCTCCAGTTGCGGGATCGGCTCGGCCTGAGAGACGAAGAGGTCGCCTATGTGGGGGACGACGTGGTCGATCTGCCCATCATGCGCCGCGTCGGTCTCGCCATTGCGGTCAATGACGCACACCCCTTCGTGCTCCAGCATGCCCACTGGCAAACCCCGCATGCGGGGGGTCGCAGCGCCGGACGGGATGTCTGCGAACTACTGATGGACGCCCAGGGCAATCTTCAGTCTGCGCTGGAAAGCTACCTTTAA
- a CDS encoding KpsF/GutQ family sugar-phosphate isomerase — protein sequence MRQGKPITLEEAGRLRSLGLAVIETEAAAISSLAARIDDDFARACSYMIECPGRIVVIGMGKSGHIGSKIAATLASTGSPAFFVHPGEASHGDLGMITSGDVVLALSNSGETGELLTILPLIKRLGVPLISMTGNPKSTLACEAEVSIDVSVEKEACPLGLAPTSSTTAALVMGDAMAIALLETRGFTAEDFALSHPGGSLGRRLLLHIGDIMHTGDAIPKVSTDASLNAALIEMSSKSLGMTAVVDGQGDLAGIYTDGDLRRTLDHRVNIHEAGVSEVMTVNCKTVVPEMLAAEALQLMEENKISGLLVVNGRGELVGAFNMHDLLRAGVM from the coding sequence ATGAGACAAGGCAAACCGATCACCCTGGAAGAGGCCGGCAGACTCCGGAGCCTGGGACTTGCAGTGATCGAAACCGAGGCTGCCGCCATCTCATCGCTGGCTGCACGCATCGACGACGATTTCGCCCGCGCCTGCAGCTATATGATCGAGTGTCCCGGCCGCATAGTGGTAATCGGCATGGGAAAATCAGGGCACATCGGCAGCAAGATCGCCGCTACCCTCGCCAGCACCGGCAGCCCCGCTTTTTTCGTCCATCCAGGTGAAGCCAGCCATGGCGATCTCGGCATGATCACCAGCGGCGATGTGGTGCTTGCACTCTCGAATTCAGGGGAGACCGGCGAACTGCTGACCATCCTGCCATTGATAAAGCGCCTCGGTGTGCCGCTCATCAGCATGACCGGCAACCCGAAATCCACACTGGCATGCGAAGCGGAAGTCAGCATCGATGTCAGCGTGGAGAAGGAAGCCTGTCCGTTGGGTCTCGCCCCCACCTCCAGTACAACCGCTGCACTGGTAATGGGTGACGCCATGGCGATCGCCCTGCTTGAGACGCGGGGTTTTACCGCCGAGGACTTCGCCCTCTCCCATCCTGGTGGCAGTCTAGGACGGCGTCTGCTGCTGCATATCGGTGATATCATGCACACCGGGGATGCGATTCCAAAGGTCTCCACCGATGCCAGCCTAAACGCAGCACTGATCGAGATGTCTTCCAAAAGCCTCGGCATGACTGCAGTCGTCGACGGGCAAGGAGATTTGGCAGGAATCTATACCGATGGGGATCTGCGCCGCACCCTCGACCACAGAGTGAACATTCACGAAGCGGGCGTGTCGGAGGTGATGACCGTGAACTGTAAAACGGTGGTGCCGGAGATGCTCGCTGCCGAAGCCCTGCAGTTGATGGAAGAGAACAAGATCAGCGGCCTGCTGGTGGTAAACGGACGAGGTGAACTGGTCGGCGCATTCAACATGCACGACCTGCTGCGCGCAGGCGTTATGTAG
- a CDS encoding calcium/sodium antiporter encodes MLIDSLAILVGLAILVWGADRFVIGAAALASNLGVSAMLIGLTIVGFGTSAPEILVSVVSSLDGNPGLAIGNALGSNIANIGLILGTTALIVPLTVHSSVLKREYPLLLGVTGLSLLLMLDGDLSRLDGLILIVVLIAVLGWMIRIAKTGSPTDPIADEFDAEIPHDMPTRRAIFWLVLGLICLLVSSRMLVWGAVNIATTFGISDLVIGLTIVALGTSLPELAASIASALKGEEDLAIGNIIGSNLYNLLAVLSLPGLIAPGVFSEAALYRDQPMMIGLTLALFAMGYGFGKLKGQINRIEGFLLLLAFIGYQTLLFFTLS; translated from the coding sequence ATGCTGATCGACTCACTTGCCATTCTCGTTGGACTTGCCATCCTGGTTTGGGGTGCCGATCGCTTTGTCATCGGCGCCGCCGCTCTGGCCAGCAACCTGGGTGTGTCTGCGATGCTGATCGGACTCACCATTGTCGGCTTCGGCACATCCGCACCGGAGATTCTGGTCTCGGTCGTCTCATCGCTCGATGGCAATCCCGGCCTCGCAATCGGTAACGCACTGGGTTCGAATATCGCCAACATCGGCCTGATCCTTGGCACTACCGCGCTTATCGTGCCTCTTACCGTCCACTCCAGCGTATTAAAGAGGGAGTACCCCCTGCTGCTGGGCGTGACCGGCCTCAGCCTGCTGCTCATGCTGGACGGAGATCTGAGCCGACTCGACGGTCTCATCCTGATTGTCGTCCTGATCGCCGTGCTCGGTTGGATGATCCGCATCGCAAAAACCGGCTCTCCAACCGACCCGATAGCCGACGAGTTCGATGCCGAAATCCCTCACGACATGCCCACCCGTCGCGCGATCTTCTGGCTGGTACTCGGGCTTATCTGCCTGCTGGTAAGTTCGCGCATGCTGGTCTGGGGGGCAGTCAATATCGCCACCACTTTCGGCATCAGCGATCTGGTGATCGGCCTGACCATCGTCGCCCTGGGCACCAGTCTGCCCGAGCTGGCGGCAAGCATTGCCAGCGCCCTCAAGGGGGAGGAGGACCTTGCCATCGGCAACATCATCGGTTCCAACCTCTATAATCTGTTGGCGGTCCTGAGCCTGCCGGGACTGATTGCGCCGGGAGTCTTTTCCGAAGCCGCACTCTACCGGGACCAACCCATGATGATCGGACTGACCCTTGCGCTCTTTGCCATGGGCTATGGTTTTGGGAAACTAAAGGGGCAGATCAACCGCATTGAAGGCTTTTTGCTGCTGCTCGCTTTTATCGGCTATCAGACACTGCTGTTTTTTACGTTAAGCTAG
- the rplM gene encoding 50S ribosomal protein L13 — translation MTTVSAKPAEVRRTWYLVDATDKTLGRLSTEIARRLRGKHKPEYTPHVDTGDYVVVINAEKIHVTGNKMSGKIYHHHTGYIGNLKSISLEKLLDKAPERVIQHAVKGMMPKNPLGRAMFKKLRVFVGPEHTHQAQQPQPLDI, via the coding sequence ATGACAACCGTTAGTGCAAAACCGGCTGAGGTACGCCGCACCTGGTACCTCGTGGACGCAACCGACAAGACGCTCGGTCGCCTCTCCACTGAAATTGCTCGCCGCCTGCGCGGTAAGCATAAGCCTGAATATACCCCTCATGTGGACACCGGGGATTACGTCGTTGTAATCAACGCGGAGAAGATCCATGTGACCGGCAACAAGATGTCGGGCAAGATATATCACCATCACACCGGTTATATAGGCAACCTTAAGTCGATCAGCCTGGAAAAGCTGCTGGACAAGGCGCCGGAGCGGGTGATTCAGCATGCCGTCAAGGGCATGATGCCTAAGAATCCTCTGGGCCGCGCCATGTTCAAGAAGCTGCGCGTCTTTGTAGGTCCCGAACACACTCATCAGGCCCAGCAGCCACAGCCGCTGGACATCTGA